The window TTGCATCCGGAGGCAAGGGCCTGCCTCAAAATGTACACAGCCAAATTCAAATACGCTGTCGAAGCGAACGATGGATACCTCTTCGCCGTGCCGACAAGAAAATCCGAGAACCCGACGTTCTTCGATGCACTCATCAAAAAGCACAAGAGCCTGAGGGTGAAGCTCATTTACAGCCCGGGGACGCTCACGGCGGGCATGTTCAGGAAGTTCTTCATCCAATATTGGTATGAAAAGGGCGGAAACGAGCTCATACTCAAAAAACTCGTCGGGCACTCGCCGAGCACGGTTCACGAGCTCCATTATGCAAGGGGATTGCACCACAAGAAGCTCTTTGAGGAATACAACAGGGTCTTCGGCAACGTCCGATTCCTGACGAAGAAACAGCGGGCGATGGTTTCACGGTATCTCCCCAAAAAGGGCAAAAGAAAGCGCAGGAGAAGAAGGTGAGATTTCCTGTGTCTTTCTTTTTTCTTGGTTCCAAAGTTGGGCTTAGTTCGCTTTCATGTCTCAAGGTGTCAAAGACTTCTGCATGGAAACCTTTAAAAGTGACGGCCCGTCACTAGTGATGGGGTGTTCACTTTGTTCAGCACGCGCCCGATAAGAGATGAGAAAAACCTCCATGGAGAAGCACACAGGAGGGCGGTTAGGGAACTCAAAAATGCCGTTGATGAAGGCGACTTTGTGGCGATTTTAGGTTCGAGGAGGGTCGGCAAAACCAGCGTCATCAACGTCTTTCTCAACAAGCACCGCTCGAAATACAATTACCTTTATTATGACCTGGCCTTTGGAATGGGGCGTGAGGCAATAAGTTACACCGAACTCGTCCCCGTTTCGACGAACATACCAGAAGAGCTAGAATACTCCGCCACACTGAGCCTCGGAGTCGTGAAGATGGATGTTAAGCCAAAGGGAATCGCCGAGTTTCAGAATGCGTTTCTGAACCTCCTCAGGCACCTGAACAGGTCGGGAAAAAAGACGGTGGTGGTGTTTGATGAAGCCCAGGTCCTTCCGAGGTTCGCTCCACTGAACATGCTCGGCATGCTTCAGACGATTTCAGACGGCTTTGAGAATGTAACGGTTGTCCTCTCTGGCTCGATGCCTGGCCTTCTGGAGAGGATAATAAATCCCTCAGGAGATAAGCCATTCTTCGCGAGATACGTTGAGAAAATTCACATCTCCAGGTGGACGGTTGAGGAAAGCGTTGAGTACTTGAGGAAGGGCCTTCCAGATGCCCCAGAGGAGGAGCTTTATGAGGCCGCCCGGGAGCTTTCAAACGTTCCAGGTTTTCTGGCGTATTACGGTAAGCTGAGGGTTAAGGGGGATTCCCACAGGGAAGCGTTGGCGAGGACGATTCATCACGCTGTCAGGCTTTGGAAGAAGGATTTGAGAGACTTCATCAGGATATACAGGTCTCCCGCGTATATAATCGCCCTGAAAAGGATCGCCAAGGGGCCCTCGTATGGCGTGACGACCGAGGAAGTCCTTACTGAAATAACGTCCGTTGTGGGAATCTCCGAAAGGCGGGCAAAGGAGGTTCTCAAGAACCTCGTTGATGGGGGTTTCTTAGTAAAACCCAAGCGGGGCGTTTACCAGATTCCAGAGCGTCCCTTACGGCAGGCGATTCTCGAAACGAGATTGGAAGAAATTGAGAAATCCATCTAAGGCACTCATACGAGCTTTGCCCCGAATTTCAATTTTTTGAAGACTTTATCGTAAACGCTCTGAAGGCTCTCCGTTGTGTGGTGGGAGTAATGGAGCGCGTTTATATCGCCCCTGATTGAGTGCCCCATGAGAAGCTTCTTAACCGTTGCATTGCCGTTCCGCCTGTCCCATTCCTGCGAGAAGAATTTCCTCATGTGCTTGGGCCGGATCGGCTGGTTGGCCAGCTCTTCCTTTCGAATGAATGGTTTTTCGAGGCTGAAGTAAGAGATGACTGGCTTATCGGGGTTTGGGCTGTATCTTTCGACATACTGCTTCAGCAGGCTCTGAACTTCCTTTGTTATGAACGTTACCCGCGCCTGGCCCGTTTTGGCGACGTTTGGTGGCACTTTGATGAGTCCTCGGTCAATGTCAATATACAAAAGGGGTAATTTTGTGAGCTCATACACTCTAAGACCGCTCGTCGCCATTATTAAGAGGCCCAGCATGATTTTGTTGGCAATTCTCCCGGAGACTTCTTCCCTTTTCGCAAACTGAACCCTGTGTATTACCTTTAGGAGGGTTTGGACGTCCTGAACGGTGATGACTGTCATGTCCACTCCAACATATCTCGGGCTTTTGAGGTTGTGTTCAAGCGGAATGCCGGCGATTCTGAAGAGCTTTTTGAGATATGTGATGTGCTTGCGATACATGGAGGGGGAATACTGTTTCTGAAGGTTCTGGAGGTGTGAAATCAAGTCTTCGACCGTGAACGACCAGTAATCGCCATGTTGGGCTGTTTTGTCCAGGAATTTATGAATCACACGGTTCACGAACTTTAGATGGTGTTCAGCAACGTTGTTGGCCTTTAGTTCGAGTAAAAGAATGTCGAGGTGTCTTTTTGTTATTATGTACTGGTTGTCGTCCGCTCGTTCATGTACAAATGCTGGCATGGCGACGTTTTGCCCTTCAAATTTTTCTACTGTTTCCGTCCTTCTTTTGGCGAATAAATCCCTTTCAGGCTGTGGATCCCCTAGCCCGGGTCCAAATCCCGGCCCTGGCCCCAGAACAGCCCTTTCTGACGAAAGCGCTGGCGGAAAGTTTCTGACTGCTTTTGAATGCTGGCTTTTTGAAGGTGCACTTTTTCAAAATGGTATTCTTGAGTGGATTTCCTCTTAATTGGCTGCTTTCAGCGAGTCTCTTATCATACGACGCCCTTCGGGCGTCAAAAAAGAAAAGTGGACTGAAATATACAGTAGTTTCTATGAGAAATCCCAGCATTAGAAGGTATGAATTTGGGGTATGCACTCTTTAGCAAGCAACCTCTAAAAGCGGTCACAAACTGTGGTCAACCTTAGCGTTGGGATGAGCGGTTTGAAGTCGAGCTCGTCGAGCTTCTGTTGTTGAGATAAAATCTTTTGCCTTGGTAAATTCTCGACTTTACCTCTATGCAGATCACCTCGTTAAACTGCGTCTCTAACACCCATTTATTGTTCTTAATAAAGTCCTCAAACGCTCCTTCTTCATTCAATCCTTCACCAAATCCAAGCACTTGAAAGTTTCCCACGTCAGGATATATCTCGTTAGGGGACGAATATGTGGCTCCATCCGGTGTCATGAATATAAACAATCTTTTTCTCATATTACCACCTCTAAGGTTAGCATTCTCAGCAGTTCTTCGTAACTATATTCTGCCGATTTGTCTAAGTTATTAAAATAGTATCTAACTGGCAGGATTTTGGAATTATCAAGGGCAGATTTTGAAAAATCTCTGGCGATTAATATTCCCCCAACAGTTTCATTGCTAAATTCGCTTATGTATCCTATTAATTGTTCTATGTCTTTCCTTTGTGCCTTCCCTGTCTTAACTTCCACGAGCAGATACTTATTTGTTCCAGTTGGATGTCTTAGCTTGATGAATATATCGACGTATCCCTCAGGAAGGGCTTTTTCACCAAGCACTTCAAATTCATCTGGAGACTTATCAACGCCAAAAAATTCCAAAGCATCATCGAGAACGGAACTCTGGATTTTTCTTCTCACG of the Thermococcus sp. JdF3 genome contains:
- a CDS encoding ATP-binding protein is translated as MFTLFSTRPIRDEKNLHGEAHRRAVRELKNAVDEGDFVAILGSRRVGKTSVINVFLNKHRSKYNYLYYDLAFGMGREAISYTELVPVSTNIPEELEYSATLSLGVVKMDVKPKGIAEFQNAFLNLLRHLNRSGKKTVVVFDEAQVLPRFAPLNMLGMLQTISDGFENVTVVLSGSMPGLLERIINPSGDKPFFARYVEKIHISRWTVEESVEYLRKGLPDAPEEELYEAARELSNVPGFLAYYGKLRVKGDSHREALARTIHHAVRLWKKDLRDFIRIYRSPAYIIALKRIAKGPSYGVTTEEVLTEITSVVGISERRAKEVLKNLVDGGFLVKPKRGVYQIPERPLRQAILETRLEEIEKSI
- a CDS encoding tyrosine-type recombinase/integrase, with the translated sequence MPAFVHERADDNQYIITKRHLDILLLELKANNVAEHHLKFVNRVIHKFLDKTAQHGDYWSFTVEDLISHLQNLQKQYSPSMYRKHITYLKKLFRIAGIPLEHNLKSPRYVGVDMTVITVQDVQTLLKVIHRVQFAKREEVSGRIANKIMLGLLIMATSGLRVYELTKLPLLYIDIDRGLIKVPPNVAKTGQARVTFITKEVQSLLKQYVERYSPNPDKPVISYFSLEKPFIRKEELANQPIRPKHMRKFFSQEWDRRNGNATVKKLLMGHSIRGDINALHYSHHTTESLQSVYDKVFKKLKFGAKLV